DNA sequence from the Halorussus limi genome:
CGACATCTTGACGATGCCGCGGTTGTTGTTCACGAGGCCGCCGACGTACGCCCGTTTGTCGAAGTGCTGGGCCTTCATCGCGCGGCCGGTCGCGTTCTGCCCGGCGCTGGCCAACTGCCGCGCCTGTCGCTTGAAGTTCGTGTACAACTCCGTCGAGTTGTTGTTGAACTCGTCGGCGAACTGTTCGAACTGCTGGCGCTCGCTCTCGTTGTTCAGCGTGCGCTGGTAGGTGAACGTCCACTCGGCGGTTCCGTTCTCGTGAACCGTGATGTGGAACTCGACGGTGTCGAAGTTCTCGGCGACGCCGAGTGTCTTCGGGGTGGCCGAGAGCCTCGCCGGAGATTCGTCCGCCGTCGCTGCGGTGTTATCCGGCGTACGAGGTGTCTCAGAGAAGGTTCGCGGGGTTTCGTCGGAGGTCTCCGTGGAGGGCGTCGTCGGGGGTGCCGTCGCGTCACGCGCGGGGAGGACGCCCAGAACCGGCGCTACGGGCACCGTCCCGACGAGTAGCACGACTACGAGGCCGACAGCCAGCAGCCGTCTCATGTACCTTAATCCTCCATTGCCCGGTATAAAAGACCTTTTGACGTAGGCTTGTCACCGGACTGTGGTTCCACGACTCACGACTCGCGTTGGCGATTGCCACGCGGTCACGTCGTCCAGCGGATTCTCGTCCAACACCACGAGGTCGGCGCGAGCGCCCTCCGCGACCGTTCCCACGTCGTCGAGACCGAGCAGGTCGGCGGCGTTGACCGTCGCGGCCTCCAAGGCCTGTCGCTCCGAGAGACCGTGTTCGACCATCAACTCCAACTCCTCGGGGGCGTCCGCGAGGTAGTTGAACGGCGTTCCGGCGTCGGTCCCCATCGCTATCGGCACCCCGGCGTCGAGCGCGTACTCGAAGGCGTCGGCCCACGCCTCCTTGGCCTCCTCGGCCTTCTCGACCGCAAACTCCGGAATCCCGGCCTCGGTTCCCGCCTCGACGATGCCGTAGAGCGCCTTCGCGGTCGGCACCCAGTAGGTCCCACGGTCGGCCATCAGTTCGGCCGCCTCCCGGTCCATGAACGTCCCGTGTTCGACGCTGGAGATGCCGGCCCGGACCGCGTTCTTGATGCCTTCGGTCCCGTGGGCGTGGGCCGCGGTCGGCACCTGCTTGGCCCCGGCGGTCTCCACGACGGTTTCGAGTTCCGCCTCGTCGAGTTCCGGCATGCCTGTGAGCGCGCCCTCGGTCAGGACGCCGCCGGTCGCCATGCACTTGACCACGTCCGCGCCGCGCTTGAGTTGCTCGCGGACCGCCTTCTTGACCTCGGGCACGCCGTCGGCCTCGCGGCCGAACCAGTGGCCGTGCCCGCCGGTCATCACGACGTTCTCGCCGCACGCGACGACGCGCGGTCCGTCGAGGACGCCCGCCTCGACCGCGTCGCGGGCGTCGAGCGCGAGCGACCCCGACGCGCCGAGGTCGCGAACGGTCGTGACGCCCGCGTCGAGCGCGTCCCGGAGATTGGCCGCCGCCCGGTAGGCTAACGTCGATTCGCTGTCGCCGCTGATTTCGCCCGGGTCCGCTCGCCCGTCCATCATCAGGTGGACGTGGGCGTCCACGAGTCCCGGCGCGACGAATCGCCCGGTCGCGTCTATCTCCTCGTCGGGGTCGTCGGGCGCGTCGCCGACCGATACGATTCGTCCGCCTTCGACCGCCACGTCCGCCTCTCTGGTCCCGTCGGCGTCCACGACGGTCCCTCCTCGAAGTGCGAGCATACCGCACACTTCGCGCTCCGCCTCCTAAATACCGGGGTAGCGGTAATTTCATTCGACGCGCCCGCTCGGTCCCACCGCCTCACGGCGACCGGCTTCGAAACAGTCGGGTCGCCGTCACGCGCTCGCAAGTCCGTCCTCCGGGAGTCTGGGCCGCAGTTCCGTCACCCGACGGGAGTCCTATCAGCGAGCGGGAAAAGTACCTATTGCACTCCGGTGCCAGTTTCGTATCATGGTCGATTACGAGGAGTGGACCGCCGAACTCGACTCGCACGAGGTGACTGTAGACGGACACGACCTCGAAATGGCGTACTACGACGCGGGCGGCGACGGCGATTCGACGGCGTCGGACAACCCGGTGGTGCTCCTGCACGGCATCCCCACTTCGTCGTTCCTCTGGCGGGACGTTGCGACCGCGCTGGCCGACGACCGCCGCGTCGTCGTCCCCGACATGGTGGGGTACGGCCAGTCCTCGATGCGCGACGAGTTCGACCGGTCGATACGCGCTCAGGAGGCGGCGGTCGCCGACCTCCTCGACGGTCTGGGCGCGGACACCGTCTCGTTCGTCGGCCACGACTTGGGCGGCGGCGTCGCACTCCGGTATGCGGTCCACCGGCCCGACGCCGTGGACCGACTCGCGCTGTCGAACGCGGTCGCCTACGACTCGTGGCCCGTCGAACCCATCGTGGACATCGGCCTCCCGTCCACCGCGAAAGAGAACACCGTCGAGGAAGTTCAGCAGACGCTCGACGACATGTTCCGGGAGAGTCTGACGGCCGAAGACCCCGAGGAGGAGTTCGTCGAGGGGATGAAGGCACCCTGGAACTCCGAGGAGGGACTGGTCTCGCTCGTCCGGAGTGCGGCCGCGACGAACACCAACCACACCACCGAAATCGACCCGAACGAGGTCACGGCCGAGGCGCTCCTGCTGTGGGGCGCAGACGACCAGTTCCAGCCTATCGAGACCGCGGAACGCCTCGCCGACGATATCGAATCGGCCGAAGTCGTCGGACTCGACGACGCGAACCACTGGGTCGTACAGGACCGACCCGACCGCTATCTGGAGGAACTTAGGTCGTTCCTCGTCGAGGACACTGCCTGACCGGCGAAAGAACCAACTCGGTCGCCGACCCATCCGCACCCATGGCAGACGACCCGCTCGACGGCAGGACGGCACTGGTTACGGGCGCGAGTTCGGGTATCGGCGAGGCGACGGCCCACGCGCTGGCACGCGACGGCGCTCGGGTCGCGCTGGCGGCCCGCCGCCCGAAGGCGCTGGACGACGTCGCCCAGACGATAGAGTCCGAGTGGGACGCCGAGACGCTCGTCGTCCAGACCAACGTCCGCGACGAGGACTCGGTCGAGGGGATGGTCGAGACGACCGTCGACGCGTTCGGCGGTCTCGACGTACTGGTCAACAACGCCGGACTGGCCCGCGGCGAGTCGGTCGAGGACATGGGGACCGAGGAATACGAGACGATGATGGAGACCAACGTGGACGGGGTGTTCTACGCGACGCGGGCCGCGATTCCGCACCTCAAGGAGACCGAGGGCAATCTCGTCTTCGTCGGGAGTTTCGCCGGACAGTACCCCCGGCCGTTCAACCCCGTCTACGCCGCGTCGAAGTGGTGGGTCCGCGGGTTCGCCCACAGCGTCGAGGCCAACGTCGGAGAGGAGGGCGTGGCCGTCACCGTGGTCAATCCCTCGGAGGTCCGGACCGAGTTCGGGTCGGCCTACGGCGAGTCGTTCGCCGAGCGGTTCGGCGAGGGCGAAGTGACCGAACCCGAGGAGGTCGCGGAGGCCATCGCGTTCGCGGCCGAACAGGAGAACTCGACCGTCAGCGAACTCGACATCTACCGGCGCGACAAGTTCAGCGGATTCTGACCGAGAGCGGCGGACTTCGGTCTACAGCGAGATGGACTCGCCGAACGAGAGGCGGTAGTCAGTCGTCGGCGGGTCCCGTGGGGCTAGACCACGCGTTCCCACGTTCGCCGTCGGCGTCCGGCGACGCGTCCGACTGCTCGCCGCGCGCGAGCGAACGCCGCACCGAAACCGCCGCCCGCCGGACGACGTGCCGGTTCAGGACCGCGAACCCGGCGAAGATGGCGGCGAAGCCGACGAACGTGGTGGGACCGACCAACTCGCCCAGCACCGCCCAACTCGCCAGCGTCGCCACGACGGGTTCGAGATAGCCGACGAGGTTGAGTCGAGTCGGGCCGATTTCGTCCAGCAGGTGGAAGTAGAGCAGGTAGGCCACGACGCCCGAGAGGAGCGTCAGGTAGGCAAACGACGCCAGCGAGGTCGGGGTTAGCCGAACCGCCGCCAGCGACTCGCCGCGGAGCGCCCCCGCGGCGAACAGCAGGCCCGAACCGCCGAGCATCGCCCACCCCTCCATCGTCGCCACCGGCAGGTCGGTCCGGAGAGGCCGGGTCAGGACCGCGCCGAGCGCGAAGCACGCGATGCCGACGAGGACGAGTCCGACGCCGAAGACGCTCGTCGAGAGCGCGTTCGCGGGGTTGAGGCCCGCGACGATTGCCACGCCGGTGATGCCGAGCGCGAACCCGACTCCCTTCGGAATGGTCAGGCGCTCGTCCAGCAGGACCGCCGCGAATCCGGCGGTCAGGACCGGCGAGAGACTGACCACGACCGCCGCGATTGCGCCCGAGATGCGCTGTTCGCCGAGGTAGAGCAGACCGTGGTAGCCCGCGATGACGAACACGCCGACGACGGCGACAGCGAGGTACTCGCCGCGCTCGCGGGGTCGCCAGCGGTCGGTCGCCACCGCGGCGTAGCCCAAGATGACCGCACCGGCCACCGCGTACCGGAGTCCGGCGAACACCAGCGGCGGGAAGTAGTGAAGCCCGATTTCGATGGCGACGAACGAACCGCCCCAGAACGTAGCGAGTAATACGAACATCACGGAAGGTAGTGAGATACTGCTTCCAATATCGTCCGAAATCATGATTCTGTTTCAACCGTCATAGGTCGCGGGCCTTAAACGCTTCTACAACAGATTGTCCTGAAATCGAATTAGAGTCGAAAACAGTTCCTAGTCCCGAATTCTTCATCAATATTCACTCGTTGCTCGACTCAAGCCGGCTCTATGGGAACGTCGTCGTCGGACCGCTCGCGCCGACAGACCCGAGGTTAAGTAGTCGGCGACGTAACGTGGAGGAAAATGGACGAGCGCGACGTAACCATCCTGAAGGCCATCGCCGACCTCGGGACCGGCAGCCCCGAAAAACTGGGCGAAGAGACCGACATTCCGGTCTCGACCATCCACTACCGACTGAACAACCTGCGCGAGGAGGGCGTCATCGAGAACGACCTCTACGACATCGACCTCGAAAAGGCGGGTCTGGGCGTCACCGTCGTCGTGGAGGTGTTCGCCGATTACAGCGACTCCTACGAGGAGTTCGGCGAGAAACTGCTCGCCGTCGAGGGCGTCACGCAGGCGTACTTCGCCATGGGCGAGACCGACTTCATCCTCGTCGCGCGCCTCCCCGACAGCGACGCGGTCGAGCGCCTCATCAGCGACTTCGAGGCCATCGACGGCGTCGAGCGCACGAACTCGACGTTCGTCATCTCGTCGCTCCGCGACACGGACAATCCACTAGAGAGTTACAGTTTAGAGACGCTGGTCGAAGAACTGGCCGACGAGTAGGAACGGCGCGTCGGTCAGGGCGCGAGCCGATTCTTCCGGTTCTTCATGTGCTCCTCGTAGTGTTCGAAGGTGATGGGACACCACTCCTTCGCCAAGTCGAGAACCTGCTCGGTCATCTCCCTGATTTCCCACTGAGCGTCGGCCGCGGCGCGCATGTCGGCGACGTGCATGAGCATGCGGGCGTTCATCGACATCACCATGTTGACCTCGGTTCCGATAGGCAGGACGAACCGGGCGTCCTCCGGCGGCATCCCGAGGTCGAGCAGTTCCTGATAGTCCTCGACCGAACGCTTGACAGACTGCCGGAAGACGGCCTCGCGCTTCTCGACCGTCTCGTCGTCTACCGCCCCGCCCTTCTGGTTCCGACCGACCCAGTCGGGGTCGTTGGCGGACGGCGGCGTAACCACCATCTCGCCCTCGGCGACGTTCTCGGGGTCGACCTCGTCGAACGCGACGTACCGCATCGACTGCACGTCGAAACTGACGTGCCTGTGGCGAGTTATCTGCGCCATGCACGACCGACTGATTCCTTTCACGGCGAAGGTGGCCTGCGGATGCTCGAAGGGACCGAAGTGACCCTGCTTCAGCAGGTGGCCGATGAGCGTCTCCTTCTTCTCCTCGATACCTTCGCCCTCGATGGACTCCATCGTCTCCTCGAACGACTGGTCCCCGAGCCAATCGCTCATGTAATCGTTGCGCGCCGCCGAACAGATGACCTCCTCCGGGTCGTCGGTGGCTTCCAGCAGTTGGACCTCCATGGGTGTGACGAGTAGCGCCGGACTACATAAACCTGAGTACATCGTCCGTCCTCCGAACTGACAGCGACACTCACAAACCCCCGCCGCTCCTACTCCCCGGCATGATTACGAATCTCGCGCGCGGCGTGCAGGCGTTCACGAGCAACGCCTTCCTCGTGGAGGGCGACCGGACCGTACTCGTCGATACCGGGTCGAACTTCGACGCGGTGGCGCGAATCCGCGAGCGAGACGCGGACCTCGACGCCGTAGTCCTCACGCACACCCACCACGACCACGTCGGAAACCTCGAAACCGTCACCGATGCCTTCGGCGTCGAAACGTGGGGGTTCGACACCGACCACTCCGCCGTGGACAACGCCATCGCCGACGAGGAGACGGTCCGACTCGGCGACCACGATTACACGGCGCTCCACACGCCGGGGCACAAGAACGACCACCTCTGTTTCCACTCGCCGGCCGCCAGCGTCCTGTTCGCGGGCGACCTCATCTTCCAGAACGGGAGCTTCGGCCGCACCGACTTGGAGGAGGGCGACCGGGACCTACTCGTCGAGAGCATCGACCGGGTGCGAGACCGCATCGACGAGACGCTCTCGGCGATGCACGTCGGCCACGGTCCGAGCGTGACGACCAACCCGTATCAGGACGTGGAACTGGCCGCGAGCGCGGCCCGCATGGGGTGAGACGCTGCCGGGCGCGAACCGGCAGCTAAATTTATTTTTCGCCGGTTCGTTCCTCGCAGCGTGACCGGAAGAACGCGACTGACGACGACCGAAACGGTCCGCGACGAGCGGTCGTGGCTATTCACGGTCCGCGACCAGTACGACGAACTGGACGAGGTGATTCTGGTTCCCTGCGAGGAGCGAGAGGTCGGCGAAGCGACCGCCGACTCCGCGGACCGGCAGGCCGCCGACTCTGCCGACTCCGGCGTCGAAGCGTGGGTCAACCGATGCACGCACGAGGCCCAGCGACTCGACCGGGGGTTCGGCGCGGCGATGCGTGACGGCCAGATAATCTGCCCGAAGCACGGGTCGATGTTCGACGCCTGCTCGGGGTACTGCGACAACGGCGACGCCGCGGACACGACGCTCCCCGCGGTCGAAATCGCGGTCGAGGACGGCGCGGTCTACCTGACCGACGACGGCTACGAGTTCGTCCACGAGGGGAGCATCGAAGACGGCGGCGCGGAAGGAGGTGAAAATGGAGCGGGAGACGCGGACGAATCGCAGGACGACGATGACGACATGCCGAGTTCGACCTCCCACATCGGATTCTAATCAGGAGTCGGCGACGGCGAGCAGTTCGCCGAACGCCTCGTCGTAGGCCCGCGCGACGGCGGCGGGGTCGCGCCGGTCGTCGCCCGCGAGCGCCGGAAGTCCGGCGGTCGCCTTCGGGTCGGCGAGTTCGGTGGCATCGCCGGTGTGGACTTCCAATCGGCCCTCGCGGGCGCTCCCGCCGGCGACTTCGCAGGCCTTCAGGAAGCGGTCGCCGTCGTAGGCGGCCATTCGGCCGGGTTCGACCACGGCCACCGCGTCGAACGAGAGGCCCCGAATCGGGAGCGCCACGTCGCCGTACGACTCCACGACGGCGGACCCGCCCGTCTCGCGCTGGAGTTCGCGGACGCGCTCGGCGAACCCCTCCAGCATCGGGAGGTGGAGCCGTCGGGTGACGTCGTCCAACTGGTCGACCGACTCGACTTCGGGTGCCTCGGCGACGGGGAGGTTCCGGCGGGCCGACTCGGGCACGTCGGCCCGGGCGTTCGCGACGAACGACTGGCCGACCCGGTCCAGCACGAACTCCCGGTGCGCCTGCCCGACGAGTCCGGCGTCGGGGCCGGGCGAGGGTCGCCAGAGGCGGTGAATCGGGTTCAGGTCCTCGGGGTCGAACTCGGTGCCGCACGCGGCCGAACTCGCCTCGGCGAGTCGCTTGGCGTCCTTGCCGTAGAGGCGACCCGCGTCGACCGCCCGGCGGTAGTCGTCGTGGTCGAACCAGTAGTCGTTGCCCGCGCGGGGCTTGAACCCGACCCCGCCGAGGCGAGAGAGCAGGCCGGTCGTGAACGTCGTCTTCCCGGCGTCAACGCGCTCGCCGCCCGCGACGAGAATCCTCATCTGTCGTCGGACTTCAGGCCGTAGTAGCCCGGTTCGTCGTCGTCCTCGGGTTCCGCGATGACGAGGTCGTCGGCGTTGTTCATCACCCACGGGATGGCCCAGTCGAGCAAGATGTCCTCGGTCTCGGCGTCGATTTCCGCGTCGGGGTCGAGTCCCTGAAGGAGGCGCGCGATTTCGTAGACTGTGTACATCTGGTCGGCGTCGAGCAGTTCCTCGGCGGTGTAGAAGTCGCAGGGGTGGAGTTGTTCGAACTCCGACTTCGGTCGTGGCATGGCCGAGCGTACGGCCGAGCGCGGGGTAAATGGTTCGTCTCGTCGTCGGACGTCGGACGCCGCGGCCGCGCTTCCGGCGCGTCACGACCGACGGAGGCGTCACGACCGACGGAGACCTAATTTTTATACTTCGCGCCGACGCAGATTGACTGGCTATGCGAGATGTGAACGTGGAACGCCGACGGGAAGCGGCGCGGGCGCTCGTCGAGGCGTTCTCGACGTTCGGTGACGACGCCCTCCGGGACGTATGGCTGTTCGACCAGCGGGGACACGAGCGACTCTACCTCCGCGACGACGTGGCGGAGAAGATAGCCGACCTCGACGTGACCCGGTTCGTGGACAACGAGCGCTACGGGTACGTCACCCGCGACACCTACAGCGACCTCTACTACGCCGATTTCGCGTACACTGTCCGGGGGTTCGACGGCTTCGAGCAGTTCCGGACCTTCCTGAGCGACGGCGACCGGAAGGTCGGCGTCTTCGCGAGTTTCGACCGGCGGGAGGGCGGCTACGACTTCGGCGCACTCTCCGACTCGCTCGCCGAGGTGGTCGCCGACTACCCCGTCGACGCCTTCGGACCCGAGTGACCGCCGCCCCGGTCGAAGCCTCCATTTCGACTGACGGAAAGGCACGAACGGACGACAGACGGTGAAAAGTCGAGGAGAGCGAGCAGACGAGGCGAGAAAAGCGAACGAGGTCTCGTTCAGTTCTCGGGGTCCGGAAGCGCGTCGAGTTGCTTCTTGCGTCGGTCGTCGGTGAGGGTGGCGTACCCCTGCGTCTTCACGTAGTTCTCCTGTCCGAACTCGCTGATTATCATGCGGAGGTACGCCGCCTCCTTCTTCGAGGTGCCCTCGTAGGTGTAGCAGTGGAGGTCACGCGACAGCGGGTAGTTCTCGTCGGCGAGGTTCTTGCCGGGTTCGTACACCTTGCCGTCGAACGAGAGTTTGATGGAGGGAACGTCGGAACCGACGAACGCCAGCGCCATGTACGCGATGGCGTTGTCGGACTTGCTGACCAGCGTCTTGACTTGCTGGTTCTGGCCCTTGCGCACGTCCACGCCCGACATCGAGGCGTTTGGACCGCCGAGGAGATTCACCCGGAACGCGGTGTCGGTCCCCGACCCCTCCGAGCGGCCGACAGCCTGAATCTCCTTTTCCTCGCCCTCGTAGGACGGAATCTCCGACCACTTCGTGATCTTACCGGTGTATATCTTCCGGACCTGCTCGGCGGTCAGCTTCGTCACACCAGCCTCGTATATCTCGTTGCTGACGACGATGGGTTGGGCGTCCACGCCCACGACGTGGTCCTTGAACTTCTTCAGTTCCGACTCGCTGGCGTCGGGGAGTTCGGCCGAGACCGGGGCACTGGAGTCGCCGATGTCGATGAGACCGTTCTTGAGTTTCTCCAGTCCGGTCCCGGAGTGGCTCAGGCCGACCGACACGTCGAACGGCGGCGCGGCGTTCCCGGTCGCCTCGAACCCGTAGAGGCCCGCCCAGTAGTCGGCGAGGCGCTTCTCGGTGTCGATGCCGTAGTTGCTCGGCCCCCAGTACTCCTCGTCGCTGGCGGGCGGATTCGACGACCAGACCGACCCCGCGGTGCTCGTAATCGGGTAGACGGTCGAGGAGCCGCCGGCCTTCAGTTTGTCCGGCCCGGACGACTGACCGCTCTGTTTCGACCCGGAGTCGGAACTGTCGTTCTTCCCGCCCTCGGTCGTTCCGGAGCCGCCCGAGCCGCCGACGCAGCCTGCGAGCGCCGCCGCTCCGGATGCTCCTGCCACGGTCATGAACTTACGACGAGTCGATTGGTCTGCCATCGAGTGAACGAACCAGCGACTCCGTCATAAACCTACCGAATAAAATATATATTTTCTCGATATCTATATATTACTCTCTATTGGCAGCGTTTCACAATGGAACGGAGTTGTTTGGATATCATTCACAGGCGTAACTGCCGAGTAACAGAGCCGTTCGCTGGAGAACGGACGCCGGTGAGACGCGTCGCTGGTCGGACGAAGCGACCGAAAGAAAGCGCTCGTTCGGGAACTTACTCGTGGTTGCCGACGGTCTTCTGGTACTGCTCCGCGACGTGGTCCCAGTCGACGACCTCGAAGAAGTTCTCCACGAAGTCGCCGCGGTCCGGACCGTAGTCGTAGTAGTAGGAGTGTTCCCAGACGTCGAGCGCGAGGATGGGGTGTGCGCCCCAGAGCGCGCCCTGGTCGTGCTTGTCGACGGCGAGGTTACGGAGCTGCTTGGCGACCGGGTCGTAGACCAGCAGCGCCCAGCCACCGGCGGCGCTCGCTGCGGCCTCGAACTCGCCCTTCCAGCCCTCGTAGGAGCCGAAGTCCTCCTCGATGCGGTCGAGGAGTTCGCCCTCGGGTTCGCCGCCGCCGTTCGGGTCCATGTTCTCCCAGAACAGCGTGTGCAGGTAGTGACCCGAGCCGTTGTGGGTCACGTCGCCGAGCGCGCCCGCGGTGCCGCCGAAGTCCCCGCTCTCGCGGTTCTCGGCCAGCGTCTCCTCGGCGCTGTCGAGCCCGTTGACGTAGCCCTGATGGTGGGTGTCGTGGTGCCACGTGAGCACCTGTTCGCTGATGTGCGGCTCGAGCGCGTCGTAGTCGTACGGAAGCGGTGGTAGTTCGGGGTTGGATCGCTCGGACATAATTGAACCTCGCTCCTATATAGTCGCTTTTCACTCTTAAAGTTTGAGAAGTCGATTGGTAGCACACCTCTAGGGCGGTGTCGAACCCAGTCCTCGGACGCTCTCGACGCCGTTTCTCCACCCCGGACTGAACGCAATTACAGTAAAGATGTTGATATGCGGAGCGCTCTCCGGCCGTTCGACCCGGTCCGACTTCCCCGTCGCTGCTCGGTTTCCCCGTTCGGTCCGATTCCGGTTCGGCCCGACGACTCCGACTCAGTGCGACCCGGTCTGCTTCGGAATCGCGTCGGCCTGCTGGGCCTGCTGGTAGCGCTGTTCCACGTCGTCCCAGTTCACCACGTCCCAGAAGTTGTCCACGTACTCCCCGCGGTTGTTCTCGTACTGGAGGTAGTACGCGTGTTCCCACACGTCACAGACCAGCAGGGGCGTCGCGCCCTGCGGATGCTGGTTCTGGTGGTTCTCGGCCGCCGCGACGATGGGCTTGTCGGCGATGTGGTCGTAGACCAGCATGCCCCATCCGGAGCCTTCGACGCCCTTCGCGGCCTGCGAGAAGTCCTGCTTGAACTGGTCGTACCCCCCGAAGTGTTCGTCGAACGCGTCGGACAACTCGCCGCCGGGTTCGCCGCCGCCGTCGGGGTGCATGTTCTGCCAGAAGACGGTGTGGTTGACGTGACCCGAGAGGTTGAACGCGAGGCTTCGCTTGACCGAACGCACGTCGCCGAAGTCACCGCTCCCGCGCATCTCCTCCAGTTTGTCGAGGGCGGCGTTCGCGCCGTCCACGTAGCCCTGATGGTGCTTGTCGTGGTGAAGTTCCATGATGCGCTGGTCGATGGCCGGTTCGAGCGCGTCGTAGTCGTACGGAAGTTCCGGTAGTTCGTAAGTAGCCATTAGTCTCTCCCCCGTCTCTCTCCGGCAACGGCCACGGGGTTAAGTGTTAAGCCAGTGGTCGAATCGGCGATATGCGGGTTCGCGGACAACCGCCAGAGCGCCGCCATACTCGGCCGGGGTCGGGCAGTCTCGCAGCGGTCGGACCGATTCCGAAACGGGACAACGGTTATTTATCTGACTGCAAATGGTCCGATATGAAGAGTGCCCTCCGAAGTCGTCGCACCGCAGTCCGCGCGGGCTTGGCGACGCTCGTGGTCTGTCTCCTCGGCCTCGCGTTCGTCGCCGTCGCGGGCGGGCAGGCGTGGCGCCGAGTCGAGTCCGTCCTCTTGGCAGTCGCGTCCGTCCTCGTCGTTCTCCTCCTGCTCAAAGCCGCGGTCGTCTTCGTCTCGGTCGGACTCCGTCTCGTCCTGTCCTCCGGGGAGTGAGGGCGCCGGCAGGCCGAACTCCTCGGGGACCGAGACCGCGGTCAATCCGGCCGCCGCCACAACCGGCTTTGGCGTCGGACGCCACGGTAGAACCGTGACGCTCGAAGGCTCCGAGGCACCCGACTTCACCCTCGAAAGCACCTCAGGCGGCGACGTATCGCTCGAAGAGACGCTGGAGTCCGGTCCTACTATCGTCCTCGTCAACCGCGGTCACTGGTGTAGCTTCTGCGCCGAGCAGTTGGCGACGTTCAGCAGGGTCTACGAGGACCTCCACTTCAACGAAGGAGTGGACGTTCTCCCGGTCGTGACGAGCGAAGCGCCGAAGCTAGTCGAGATGCGCGACCGGTTCGACTACGACTTCCAACTGCTCGCGGACCCCGACGGGGAAGTCGCGGAACAGTACAGCGGAACCGAGCAGACCAGCCACGGCCTGACCGGTATCGCGGGCACGTACGTCGTGGACACCGACGGGCAGGTCCGATACGAACAGGTCGCCGACGACCTCACCGACCGCACCTACGGCAACTGGGTCCGGTACTTTATCCGCAACGACTTCGAGGACGCGTTCGGCGAGTAGCGGTCTGGTCCTCACTCGTCACCGCGTGCTCGCTCGAACATCGCTATCGCCTCCTCGCGGCGCTCCGCGTGGTCCACGATGGGCGCGGGATAGCCCGGAGCGACGCGTTCGCGCTCCGCGTCGGTCAGTTCGGTCCAGCCGTGAATCTCGTCGGGGGAGGCGTCCCGGAGTTCGGGCACGTACTCCCTGACGAACTCCGCGTCCGGGTCGTAGCGCTCGCCCTGCGTCGTCGGGTTGAACACCCGAAAGTACGGTTGGGCGTCGGTTCC
Encoded proteins:
- a CDS encoding DUF5827 family protein; translation: MPRPKSEFEQLHPCDFYTAEELLDADQMYTVYEIARLLQGLDPDAEIDAETEDILLDWAIPWVMNNADDLVIAEPEDDDEPGYYGLKSDDR
- a CDS encoding DUF7522 family protein is translated as MRDVNVERRREAARALVEAFSTFGDDALRDVWLFDQRGHERLYLRDDVAEKIADLDVTRFVDNERYGYVTRDTYSDLYYADFAYTVRGFDGFEQFRTFLSDGDRKVGVFASFDRREGGYDFGALSDSLAEVVADYPVDAFGPE
- a CDS encoding PstS family phosphate ABC transporter substrate-binding protein; translated protein: MADQSTRRKFMTVAGASGAAALAGCVGGSGGSGTTEGGKNDSSDSGSKQSGQSSGPDKLKAGGSSTVYPITSTAGSVWSSNPPASDEEYWGPSNYGIDTEKRLADYWAGLYGFEATGNAAPPFDVSVGLSHSGTGLEKLKNGLIDIGDSSAPVSAELPDASESELKKFKDHVVGVDAQPIVVSNEIYEAGVTKLTAEQVRKIYTGKITKWSEIPSYEGEEKEIQAVGRSEGSGTDTAFRVNLLGGPNASMSGVDVRKGQNQQVKTLVSKSDNAIAYMALAFVGSDVPSIKLSFDGKVYEPGKNLADENYPLSRDLHCYTYEGTSKKEAAYLRMIISEFGQENYVKTQGYATLTDDRRKKQLDALPDPEN
- the sod gene encoding superoxide dismutase, coding for MSERSNPELPPLPYDYDALEPHISEQVLTWHHDTHHQGYVNGLDSAEETLAENRESGDFGGTAGALGDVTHNGSGHYLHTLFWENMDPNGGGEPEGELLDRIEEDFGSYEGWKGEFEAAASAAGGWALLVYDPVAKQLRNLAVDKHDQGALWGAHPILALDVWEHSYYYDYGPDRGDFVENFFEVVDWDHVAEQYQKTVGNHE
- a CDS encoding superoxide dismutase; amino-acid sequence: MATYELPELPYDYDALEPAIDQRIMELHHDKHHQGYVDGANAALDKLEEMRGSGDFGDVRSVKRSLAFNLSGHVNHTVFWQNMHPDGGGEPGGELSDAFDEHFGGYDQFKQDFSQAAKGVEGSGWGMLVYDHIADKPIVAAAENHQNQHPQGATPLLVCDVWEHAYYLQYENNRGEYVDNFWDVVNWDDVEQRYQQAQQADAIPKQTGSH
- a CDS encoding peroxiredoxin family protein translates to MTLEGSEAPDFTLESTSGGDVSLEETLESGPTIVLVNRGHWCSFCAEQLATFSRVYEDLHFNEGVDVLPVVTSEAPKLVEMRDRFDYDFQLLADPDGEVAEQYSGTEQTSHGLTGIAGTYVVDTDGQVRYEQVADDLTDRTYGNWVRYFIRNDFEDAFGE